The stretch of DNA CTTCCTTTCCTTTTCTTCTTGTAAACGCAATAATTGATTTTTATCAGCCAACTCTTCCAGCTTTTCTTCCGATAGACTCAAAAATTGCTCTATTACATCTAATAAATTTTCCATTTTATCACCTTGGGAGCAAGTCAGGAATCGTATAAACAGCTTCCCGATTCTTAGAATAATAATATTTTGCACGCATGTATTTAGCAGCATAATCTTCATCTTTCAACTTTGTGGCAAAAGCTGTCTCTTTCTCCTTTTCCTCACTCAAGGTTTGATACTGAGTTTGCAAGTCTGATAACTGTTGACGTCTTTGGAGTAATTGATGATAGCTTTGAGCAAGATTATAAGTTGGTAAAATGAACAATAAAATCATCAAAATAAGAA from Streptococcus mitis encodes:
- a CDS encoding SP_0009 family protein, coding for MENLLDVIEQFLSLSEEKLEELADKNQLLRLQEEKERKNA
- a CDS encoding septum formation initiator family protein, with the protein product MSKNIVQLNNSFIQNEHQRRRYLMKERQKRNRFMGWVLILMILLFILPTYNLAQSYHQLLQRRQQLSDLQTQYQTLSEEKEKETAFATKLKDEDYAAKYMRAKYYYSKNREAVYTIPDLLPR